One genomic region from Hyalangium ruber encodes:
- the gltX gene encoding glutamate--tRNA ligase: MASVPRVRFAPSPTGYLHIGGARTALFNYLYARRFGGVFILRIEDTDQERSTPESLKAILDGLKWLGIDWDEGPDKNGPHAPYFQTQRLDTYRQHADQLIAQGKAYRCYCTQEELRERRAQAEKEGRAYKYEGTCRDRKDVPEGRTAVVRFKMPSQEGTVSFDDLVLGKISKEYSDLDDWVMLRADGIPLYNYGCVIDDHLMEITLVSRGQEHVNSTFPQLMLYQSLGWQPPRFAHLPLILGADREKLSKRKHPEADVMQHARNGILPEALLNFVIRLGWSHGNDEVITRQQMMEWFDFKDVGSTSGVWNPDKLQWLNQQYFKTLPPAQIATRLATFLDRRGFRLDWGDPRGPQFVMAFRERAKTLEEMADMAVPYLKQGVTLDEKAAAKHLTAESLPLVRQVREAVAALTDWNVPALDAVIKSVSERASVGMGKVAQPVRVAVTGNTTSPGIGETLLLMGRDEALRRLDAALSRA, encoded by the coding sequence ATGGCCTCCGTTCCTCGCGTACGCTTCGCACCCTCTCCCACCGGCTACCTCCATATTGGCGGCGCCCGGACCGCGCTCTTCAACTACCTCTATGCGCGGCGCTTCGGCGGCGTCTTCATCCTGCGCATCGAGGACACGGACCAGGAGCGCTCCACCCCTGAGTCGCTCAAGGCCATCCTGGATGGCCTCAAGTGGCTCGGCATCGACTGGGACGAGGGCCCCGACAAGAACGGCCCCCACGCCCCCTACTTCCAGACGCAGCGGCTGGACACCTACCGCCAGCACGCCGACCAGCTCATCGCCCAGGGCAAGGCCTACCGCTGCTACTGCACCCAGGAGGAGCTCCGCGAGCGCCGCGCCCAGGCCGAGAAGGAAGGCCGCGCCTACAAGTACGAGGGCACCTGCCGCGACCGCAAGGACGTGCCCGAGGGGCGCACTGCCGTGGTGCGCTTCAAGATGCCCTCCCAGGAGGGCACCGTCTCGTTCGATGACCTGGTGCTGGGGAAGATCTCCAAGGAGTACTCGGACCTGGATGACTGGGTCATGCTGCGCGCCGACGGCATCCCGCTCTACAACTACGGCTGCGTCATCGATGACCACCTGATGGAAATCACCCTGGTGTCGCGCGGGCAGGAGCACGTCAACTCCACCTTCCCGCAGCTGATGCTCTACCAGTCGCTCGGGTGGCAGCCGCCCCGGTTCGCCCACCTGCCGCTCATCCTCGGCGCGGACCGCGAGAAGCTCTCCAAGCGCAAGCACCCCGAGGCGGACGTCATGCAGCACGCGCGCAACGGCATCCTCCCGGAGGCGCTGCTCAACTTCGTCATCCGCCTGGGCTGGAGCCATGGCAATGACGAGGTCATCACCCGCCAGCAGATGATGGAGTGGTTCGACTTCAAGGACGTGGGCTCCACCTCGGGCGTGTGGAACCCGGACAAGCTGCAGTGGCTCAACCAGCAGTACTTCAAGACACTGCCCCCGGCGCAGATCGCCACGCGCCTGGCCACCTTCCTCGACCGTCGCGGCTTCCGCCTCGACTGGGGTGACCCCCGAGGCCCTCAGTTCGTGATGGCCTTCCGCGAGCGCGCCAAGACGCTCGAGGAGATGGCCGACATGGCCGTGCCCTACCTCAAGCAGGGTGTGACGCTGGACGAGAAGGCGGCCGCCAAGCACCTCACGGCGGAGTCCCTGCCGCTGGTGCGCCAGGTGCGCGAGGCCGTGGCCGCCCTGACCGACTGGAACGTGCCGGCGCTGGATGCCGTCATCAAGTCCGTGAGCGAGCGGGCAAGCGTGGGCATGGGCAAGGTGGCCCAGCCGGTGCGCGTGGCGGTGACGGGCAACACCACCAGCCCGGGCATCGGCGAGACGCTCCTGCTGATGGGCAGGGACGAGGCGCTGCGCCGCCTGGACGCCGCGCTGTCGCGGGCATGA
- a CDS encoding response regulator, which translates to MNLAGSRSPMKVLIVEDTKTITNLLQVYLMGWGLQFFDAGNGVQGLAKARELKPDLIISDVQMPEMDGFALCAAVRGDPSLHSTPFLLLTSLKDEASRQRGRMVGASAFLNKPVSVDELRERVRELLKLPAKSPTGR; encoded by the coding sequence ATGAACTTGGCCGGATCGCGCAGCCCGATGAAGGTGTTGATCGTCGAGGACACGAAGACGATCACCAACCTGCTGCAGGTGTACTTGATGGGCTGGGGGCTTCAATTCTTCGACGCGGGCAACGGCGTCCAGGGGTTGGCGAAGGCCCGTGAACTCAAGCCGGATCTCATCATCTCCGACGTGCAGATGCCGGAGATGGACGGCTTCGCGTTGTGCGCGGCGGTGAGGGGCGACCCCTCGCTGCACAGCACGCCCTTCCTGCTGCTGACCTCGCTCAAGGATGAGGCGAGCCGGCAGCGGGGACGGATGGTGGGCGCCAGCGCGTTCCTCAACAAGCCCGTCTCGGTGGACGAGCTGCGCGAGCGGGTGCGCGAGCTGCTGAAGCTGCCCGCCAAGAGCCCGACGGGGCGCTGA
- a CDS encoding myxosortase-dependent metalloprotease, MXAN_2677/MXAN_2678 family, whose translation MIRALPSLLVLLLLAPVAGAQGNYRRTVVPGKPLCLNWLSREFRYHQDSAGSLRTPRDTEFAAIDAAFETWQALSDSCSDVTFVRGEDVSRPAVGYVVGATDNKNIITFRETSCPDVVPEEDECIFADDCSNAYSCWDHGGATIGLTTTTFSFKNGVILDADIELNASQPLGDFGFLFTTVSWPPCEGFSSPECVATDIQNTVTHEVGHAIGLDHVFEPLSTMEASAPPGETHKRIIDSGSAAGFCDTYPRGLPPTQCTETSTVSKQLSSQSVGTGCAAAPGSLLPGVLLLAWALRSRRGRLEP comes from the coding sequence GTGATCCGGGCCCTGCCGAGTCTGCTGGTGCTCCTGCTCCTGGCGCCTGTCGCCGGGGCGCAGGGCAACTACCGGCGCACGGTGGTGCCCGGCAAGCCGCTGTGCCTGAACTGGCTCAGCCGCGAGTTCCGCTACCACCAGGACTCCGCCGGCAGCCTGCGCACCCCGCGCGACACCGAGTTCGCCGCCATCGACGCCGCCTTCGAGACCTGGCAGGCGCTGTCCGACTCCTGCAGTGACGTCACCTTCGTCCGGGGCGAGGACGTGAGCCGCCCCGCCGTGGGCTATGTGGTGGGAGCCACGGACAACAAGAACATCATCACCTTCCGGGAGACGTCGTGCCCGGATGTCGTGCCCGAAGAGGACGAGTGCATCTTCGCGGATGACTGCAGCAACGCCTACTCGTGCTGGGATCACGGCGGGGCGACCATCGGGCTGACCACCACCACGTTCAGCTTCAAGAATGGCGTCATCCTGGACGCGGACATCGAGCTCAACGCCTCCCAGCCCCTCGGAGACTTCGGCTTCCTCTTCACCACCGTGAGCTGGCCGCCTTGCGAGGGGTTCTCCTCCCCGGAGTGCGTCGCCACCGACATCCAGAACACCGTCACCCACGAGGTGGGTCACGCCATCGGGCTGGACCATGTGTTCGAGCCGCTGTCCACCATGGAGGCCTCCGCGCCTCCGGGGGAGACGCACAAGCGCATCATCGACTCGGGCTCCGCCGCGGGCTTCTGCGACACGTACCCGCGTGGCTTGCCGCCCACCCAATGCACCGAGACCTCCACCGTGAGCAAGCAGCTCTCCAGCCAGAGCGTCGGCACCGGCTGCGCGGCGGCTCCGGGCTCGCTGCTGCCCGGAGTGCTGCTGCTCGCCTGGGCCCTTCGCTCCCGTCGCGGGCGCCTCGAACCCTGA
- a CDS encoding methyl-accepting chemotaxis protein has translation MEVQGIKLSVPGQEAVGRLSLRTKILFITGLTGALVAAILSVVFSIQMRGALRSELATRAKVVSLQLATNLAAATVGNEKASLQHAVDATRRTMPEVAYVVVRDRNDVVLAQAADEEFAKADPVAAPPKDGTESRDVRIGHLQALENSEPIFFAWRGGVDPVDPQKTVPAGEPVRVGTVQVGIKLDSLTSAVRSVAWQALGLSLLVLAVCLAAAFQVSRLLTVPLERLAHAAAGIAAGDLRQQIDARGSDEISELARSFAKMAATVTHLLTDLRSAAADIEREATSALTTSTQQSAMAHEQASAINETSTTVAEIAQTSKQATTYADSVISGTQRSEALSTEGQKVVSESVAGMEKLGEQVRAIAVAIAELNERALQISDIITTVRDVAEQSNLLALNAAIEAAKAGDHGRGFAVVAMEMRALAEQSKVAANQVRALLGEVQKGTKAAVAATDEGSRRASAAMALAQSAGSAILGLAEVIRESSAAARQIAGNTRQQTIGVEQIATAMSELSSAMTDTVSGTRQIEQVAGNLTNLSKRFSELVGRYQL, from the coding sequence GTGGAAGTCCAAGGCATCAAGCTGTCCGTACCGGGGCAGGAAGCGGTGGGACGGCTCAGCCTGCGCACCAAGATCCTCTTCATCACGGGCCTGACCGGCGCCCTGGTGGCGGCCATCTTGAGCGTGGTGTTCTCCATCCAGATGCGTGGGGCGCTGCGCAGCGAGCTGGCCACGCGCGCCAAGGTGGTGAGCCTCCAGCTGGCGACCAATCTGGCGGCCGCGACGGTCGGCAACGAGAAGGCCAGCCTGCAGCACGCGGTCGACGCCACGCGGCGCACCATGCCCGAGGTGGCGTACGTCGTGGTGCGCGACCGCAATGACGTGGTGCTGGCGCAGGCGGCCGACGAGGAGTTCGCCAAGGCGGACCCCGTGGCCGCGCCGCCGAAGGACGGCACCGAGAGCCGGGACGTGCGCATCGGCCACCTGCAGGCGCTGGAGAACTCCGAGCCCATCTTCTTCGCTTGGCGCGGGGGCGTCGATCCGGTCGACCCCCAGAAGACGGTGCCCGCGGGCGAGCCGGTCCGGGTGGGCACGGTGCAGGTGGGCATCAAGCTCGACTCGCTCACCTCGGCCGTCCGAAGCGTGGCGTGGCAGGCGCTGGGCCTGTCCCTGCTGGTGCTCGCGGTGTGCCTGGCCGCCGCGTTCCAGGTGTCCCGGCTGTTGACGGTGCCGCTGGAGCGGCTGGCGCATGCGGCGGCGGGCATCGCCGCGGGAGACCTTCGCCAGCAGATCGACGCGCGGGGCAGTGACGAGATCAGCGAGTTGGCGCGCAGCTTCGCCAAGATGGCGGCCACGGTGACGCACCTGCTGACGGACCTGCGCAGCGCCGCGGCGGACATCGAGCGCGAGGCGACCAGCGCGCTGACCACCTCCACCCAGCAGTCGGCCATGGCGCACGAGCAGGCCTCCGCCATCAACGAGACGAGCACCACGGTGGCCGAGATCGCCCAGACGTCGAAGCAGGCGACCACCTACGCCGACTCGGTGATCAGCGGCACCCAGCGCTCCGAGGCCCTGTCCACCGAAGGCCAGAAGGTGGTGTCCGAGAGCGTGGCCGGCATGGAGAAGCTCGGCGAGCAGGTGCGAGCCATCGCGGTGGCCATCGCCGAGCTCAACGAGCGCGCCCTGCAGATCAGCGACATCATCACCACGGTGCGCGACGTGGCCGAGCAGTCCAACCTGCTGGCCCTCAACGCCGCCATCGAGGCGGCCAAGGCGGGGGACCACGGCCGCGGCTTCGCGGTGGTGGCCATGGAGATGCGCGCCCTGGCCGAGCAGTCCAAGGTGGCCGCCAACCAGGTGCGCGCCCTGCTGGGCGAGGTGCAGAAGGGCACCAAGGCGGCCGTGGCCGCCACGGACGAGGGCAGCCGCCGTGCCTCGGCGGCCATGGCGCTGGCGCAGAGCGCTGGCTCCGCCATCCTCGGGCTGGCGGAGGTCATCCGCGAGTCCTCGGCCGCCGCGCGGCAGATTGCGGGCAACACCCGGCAGCAGACGATTGGTGTTGAGCAGATCGCCACCGCAATGAGCGAGCTATCCTCGGCGATGACGGATACCGTCAGCGGCACCCGCCAGATTGAACAGGTCGCGGGCAATCTCACGAATCTATCGAAGCGTTTCTCGGAGCTCGTAGGTAGGTATCAGCTATGA
- a CDS encoding myxosortase-dependent metalloprotease, MXAN_2677/MXAN_2678 family, translating to MKIAALMVALTLGQSSAPYVRSRVEAGDPTTQCLFWTVPKITWYQNRAGNAETKPSGSEFDAVRRSFQSWQTLFAGCGNLTFEEGGLVDDRDVGYDVKADDNRNLVLFRTKRCSDIAPSTDACWKEDTCGNLYDCWSNDSQTIAVTLTTYDEKSGIIYDSDIELNSFGFYFTTADGPSCPTARGGLNCVSTDVQNTMTHEIGHLVGLDHTNALGSTMNPRAPSGEISKRSIDTGSHDFVCTTYPRGIASQGCIAPNAMDSDGSSSLLGRKAATGCASTGAQAWLPALAGWALLLGARRRKERRG from the coding sequence GTGAAGATCGCCGCGTTGATGGTGGCGCTTACGCTGGGGCAGAGCTCGGCTCCCTATGTGCGCAGCCGGGTGGAGGCGGGGGATCCGACCACCCAGTGCCTCTTCTGGACGGTGCCGAAGATTACCTGGTACCAGAACCGCGCCGGCAATGCGGAGACGAAGCCCTCGGGCTCCGAGTTCGATGCCGTGCGCCGCTCCTTCCAGAGCTGGCAGACGCTCTTCGCCGGCTGCGGCAACCTCACCTTCGAGGAGGGGGGCTTGGTGGATGACCGCGACGTTGGCTACGACGTGAAGGCCGATGACAACCGCAACCTCGTGCTCTTCCGCACCAAGCGCTGCTCGGACATCGCCCCGTCCACCGATGCGTGCTGGAAGGAGGACACGTGCGGCAACCTCTACGATTGCTGGAGCAATGACAGCCAGACCATCGCCGTCACCCTCACCACGTACGACGAGAAGTCCGGCATCATCTACGACTCCGACATCGAGCTGAACTCCTTCGGCTTCTACTTCACGACCGCCGACGGCCCCTCCTGTCCTACCGCGCGCGGCGGGCTGAACTGCGTGTCCACCGACGTGCAGAACACCATGACGCACGAGATCGGCCACCTCGTGGGCCTGGACCACACGAACGCGCTGGGCTCGACGATGAACCCGCGGGCTCCCTCGGGGGAGATCTCCAAGCGCAGCATCGACACCGGCTCGCACGACTTCGTGTGTACGACCTACCCGAGGGGCATCGCCAGCCAGGGCTGCATCGCTCCCAACGCCATGGACAGCGATGGCTCCTCTTCGCTCCTGGGGCGCAAGGCGGCCACCGGCTGTGCCAGCACTGGGGCCCAGGCCTGGCTGCCCGCTCTGGCCGGGTGGGCGCTATTGCTGGGGGCCCGCCGTCGCAAGGAGCGCCGAGGGTGA
- a CDS encoding chemotaxis protein CheW has translation MAEIPTNPAEAQARRASVQQRLISLENELTRLRRELATMSVEQRLPGLFLTLEVADTHVLLPSEVVQEVVRLVELQPLVGAPPHLAGVFTYRGVTAVVLDLAALLGARRDPGLDAHLVVCNGTRTVALLVDHVRDIVEAPLLVDGGTEAEARSPWDTTGLMAGLCRTQEGSLRPLLRTSALLAIPEGT, from the coding sequence ATGGCCGAAATTCCAACAAACCCGGCGGAAGCCCAGGCGCGGCGCGCATCAGTCCAGCAACGGCTGATCAGCCTGGAGAATGAACTGACACGGTTGCGGCGTGAGCTCGCCACCATGTCGGTCGAGCAGCGCCTACCGGGCCTCTTTCTCACCCTCGAGGTGGCGGACACTCACGTGTTGCTGCCCTCCGAAGTGGTGCAGGAAGTGGTCCGACTGGTCGAACTGCAACCCCTGGTGGGCGCTCCCCCACATCTGGCGGGCGTCTTCACCTATCGCGGCGTGACAGCCGTCGTACTGGACCTGGCGGCCCTGCTGGGGGCGCGCCGTGATCCAGGGCTGGATGCGCACCTCGTGGTCTGCAACGGCACCCGTACGGTGGCGCTGCTGGTGGACCACGTGCGTGACATCGTCGAGGCACCGCTGCTGGTCGATGGTGGGACCGAGGCGGAAGCCCGCTCTCCATGGGACACCACGGGCTTGATGGCGGGCCTGTGCCGCACGCAAGAGGGCAGTCTGCGCCCCTTGCTGCGCACCTCCGCCCTGCTCGCGATCCCGGAGGGGACGTGA
- a CDS encoding chemotaxis protein CheW — translation MSGTEEKVEIDYSGLMRRLDEAKALIEDAQVTPEKRKAVLSARAQALAGSREEVRPAVLTVLAFHVGGERYAVPIEQVDHVLESRGLCGLPGAPRHVLGALVSRSRVVPVLDLRQLLGLEGGGMSDLSKVVVVDVAGEAFGIAAEMVDGRQELLRSSLSQPPPGPFQFLTPDRLTVLDVVQLGIPAAERRG, via the coding sequence ATGTCCGGTACCGAAGAGAAGGTGGAGATCGACTACTCCGGGCTCATGCGCCGCCTCGACGAGGCGAAGGCGCTGATTGAAGACGCCCAGGTGACTCCGGAGAAGCGCAAGGCCGTGCTGTCCGCACGTGCCCAGGCGCTCGCGGGCTCGCGTGAGGAGGTGCGCCCCGCGGTACTCACGGTGCTCGCCTTCCACGTGGGCGGCGAGCGCTATGCGGTCCCCATCGAGCAGGTGGACCACGTGCTGGAGTCGCGTGGCCTCTGCGGGCTGCCGGGCGCGCCGCGGCATGTGCTGGGTGCGCTCGTCTCCCGGTCTCGGGTGGTGCCGGTGCTGGACCTCCGCCAGCTGCTGGGGCTGGAGGGCGGCGGCATGTCCGACCTGAGCAAGGTGGTGGTGGTGGACGTGGCGGGAGAGGCCTTCGGCATCGCGGCGGAGATGGTGGATGGGCGCCAGGAGCTGTTGCGCTCCTCGCTCTCGCAGCCGCCGCCGGGCCCCTTCCAGTTTCTCACGCCGGACCGGTTGACGGTGCTCGACGTGGTGCAGCTCGGCATCCCCGCCGCCGAGAGGAGAGGGTAG
- a CDS encoding TonB family protein, with amino-acid sequence MIKSDSPTPGAPGTPGVDPLIGRTLNGRFSITEPIGVGGMGKVYRAMQAPLDRVVALKVLNPSYSSTKDPGFQQRFLREASLTSKLRHPNTVTVIDYGQTEDNIFYIAMEYLEGRTLAQVLAQTGPLPWSRVINIAQQVCRSLREAHSLGIVHRDLKPANIILLNESDQDLVKVLDFGLVKSIAPVTEGEGQLSPEITQSGTFLGSPQYMAPEQARNVADPRSDIYSLGVVLYQMLQGRPPFIARDHLELIFSHCKEPPPPFNSLRPYLPVPAEIEAVVMRCLEKEPARRFQSMDELLEAMRGANMAAGGHSGVFKRPAGGATTGPHPSPLFANTAPQDTNASTLALDISVEVPEAVAKARRRRLLAVGLGSGSVIVGLAAAFLFLRPTAPPPEKPVAPATTAVVAPPPEKPATPEPQPAPAAPQMVRLRIMSEPTGARVYYKGKERGTTPFVLEIPPGQDGTVTAEITFALEGYVTETVITGGSGDVVLSQKLQRRRGGGGGGGGGGGGSKVEFAGGTADLEPAAVMPTSLSPAEPIAPAAPANAPAPQPAKAPETGSIAAPATGGKVLAAASNQPLPYGEGMSRPEQVSGSREITYTREALDARVQGTMMVKCTITKEGRVQNCRVVQPLPHMEQAVITALQSRVYKPIIYQGQPVAVDYLFRIRLALPRR; translated from the coding sequence ATGATCAAGAGTGACTCCCCGACCCCCGGAGCGCCGGGAACCCCTGGAGTGGACCCACTCATCGGCCGGACGCTCAATGGCCGCTTCAGCATCACCGAGCCTATCGGTGTGGGCGGCATGGGCAAGGTGTACCGCGCCATGCAGGCGCCGCTGGATCGCGTGGTGGCCCTCAAGGTCCTCAACCCGAGCTACTCCAGCACGAAGGATCCGGGCTTCCAACAGCGCTTCCTGCGCGAGGCCTCGCTCACGTCCAAGCTCCGCCACCCCAACACGGTGACGGTCATCGACTATGGGCAGACCGAGGACAACATCTTCTACATCGCGATGGAGTACCTGGAGGGTAGGACCCTCGCGCAGGTGCTCGCCCAGACGGGGCCACTGCCCTGGAGCCGGGTCATCAACATCGCGCAACAGGTCTGTCGCTCGCTGCGCGAGGCGCACAGCCTGGGCATCGTCCACCGCGACCTGAAGCCGGCCAACATCATCCTGCTCAACGAGTCCGATCAGGATCTGGTGAAGGTGCTCGACTTCGGCCTGGTGAAGTCCATCGCGCCGGTGACCGAGGGCGAGGGGCAGCTCAGCCCGGAGATCACCCAGAGCGGCACCTTCCTGGGTTCGCCGCAGTACATGGCGCCCGAGCAGGCGCGCAACGTGGCCGACCCCCGCAGCGACATCTACTCGCTGGGCGTGGTGCTCTACCAGATGCTGCAGGGGCGCCCGCCGTTCATCGCGCGAGACCACCTCGAGCTCATCTTCTCCCACTGCAAGGAGCCACCCCCGCCCTTCAACTCGCTGCGGCCGTACCTGCCGGTGCCCGCGGAGATCGAAGCGGTGGTGATGCGCTGCCTGGAGAAGGAGCCCGCGCGCCGCTTCCAGTCGATGGACGAATTGCTGGAGGCGATGCGCGGGGCCAACATGGCCGCCGGCGGCCACAGCGGCGTGTTCAAGCGCCCTGCTGGAGGCGCAACCACGGGCCCTCACCCCTCGCCCCTGTTCGCCAACACGGCGCCTCAGGACACCAACGCCTCCACCCTCGCGCTGGACATCAGCGTGGAGGTACCCGAGGCGGTGGCCAAGGCGCGCCGGCGTCGGCTGCTGGCCGTGGGGCTCGGTAGCGGCTCGGTGATCGTCGGCCTGGCGGCGGCGTTCCTCTTCCTGCGCCCCACCGCTCCGCCGCCCGAGAAGCCCGTGGCGCCCGCGACGACGGCGGTGGTCGCCCCGCCGCCCGAGAAGCCCGCCACGCCCGAGCCGCAACCCGCTCCGGCCGCGCCGCAGATGGTCCGCCTGAGGATCATGAGCGAGCCGACCGGCGCGCGCGTCTACTACAAGGGCAAGGAGCGCGGCACGACGCCGTTCGTCCTGGAGATTCCCCCAGGGCAGGACGGCACCGTCACCGCCGAGATCACCTTCGCGCTCGAGGGCTACGTGACCGAGACCGTCATCACCGGCGGCTCGGGGGACGTGGTGCTCTCGCAGAAGCTCCAGAGGCGGCGCGGCGGGGGTGGGGGTGGTGGCGGCGGTGGAGGTGGCTCGAAGGTGGAGTTCGCCGGAGGGACGGCGGACCTGGAGCCGGCCGCGGTGATGCCCACCTCGCTCTCCCCCGCCGAGCCCATCGCTCCGGCGGCCCCCGCCAACGCCCCGGCCCCGCAGCCGGCCAAGGCTCCGGAGACGGGGAGCATCGCGGCGCCCGCGACGGGGGGTAAGGTGCTCGCCGCGGCGTCGAACCAGCCCCTGCCCTACGGCGAGGGCATGAGCCGTCCGGAGCAGGTCTCGGGGAGCCGGGAGATCACCTATACCCGTGAGGCGCTCGACGCGCGGGTGCAGGGCACGATGATGGTGAAATGCACCATCACCAAGGAAGGCCGCGTGCAGAACTGCCGCGTCGTCCAGCCGCTGCCGCACATGGAGCAAGCGGTCATCACGGCCCTCCAGTCCCGCGTCTACAAGCCCATCATCTACCAGGGCCAGCCGGTGGCGGTGGACTACCTCTTCCGCATCCGGCTGGCGCTGCCCCGGCGCTGA
- a CDS encoding CheR family methyltransferase — protein MSEVERVEELDEATLSKVESVLREASGLTLATSVRRSLSTALLRAADARKMDAQAFLKQLLAKEPSVVASFVEYAVIGETYFFRHPEHLHELAREACLHSGPFRVWSAGCATGEEPYSISMTLIAAGLSLDNIKVTATDISSRALQRARAASYNSWSVRRIEPAMERRFLSVQGEVVTVSPQACKPVEFQQHNLMMDSAPVSEQDAVFCRNVLIYFPQEVVRLVLVKLLGALKPGGLLFLSPAEVPLTNNMGLEVIEVQGTPILRLPRHKPSDGDRSGSRRPKLDQVRRLMSYAPKMTPPPVPQPVAPPPMAPPASPLAAFAKLATPPTSGSSLPPVSATVSTPRSGSGPITGPISKPITGPVSKPITGPVSKPITGPIPASVTALSSAQAAVVAPPPGSPAPPPAALTPDDALRQALAAAREGKYDHAELMAKEAARKLVPEAYLLLAMVAEARGDLNGAVDAVRKALYLDPQMALGHATLMTLYTRLNRREDADRARQNALRALDGLDDDHPLRGVETVTAGGLRQALAARGRSGWQGAS, from the coding sequence GTGAGCGAGGTGGAGCGAGTCGAAGAACTCGATGAAGCCACGCTCAGCAAGGTCGAGAGCGTGCTGCGCGAGGCGAGTGGGCTGACGCTGGCAACCAGCGTTCGCCGCTCGCTGAGCACGGCACTGCTGCGCGCCGCCGATGCGCGCAAGATGGATGCACAGGCGTTCCTCAAGCAGCTCCTGGCCAAGGAGCCGTCGGTGGTCGCCTCCTTCGTGGAGTACGCCGTCATCGGCGAGACGTACTTCTTCCGCCACCCCGAGCACCTGCACGAGCTGGCCCGCGAGGCCTGCCTGCACAGCGGCCCCTTCCGCGTCTGGAGCGCTGGCTGCGCGACGGGCGAGGAGCCCTACAGCATCTCGATGACGCTGATCGCGGCGGGGCTGTCACTCGACAACATCAAGGTGACGGCCACCGACATCTCCTCCCGGGCGCTGCAGCGGGCGCGCGCCGCCTCCTACAACTCCTGGTCCGTGCGGCGCATCGAGCCGGCCATGGAGCGGCGCTTCCTGTCCGTCCAGGGCGAGGTGGTGACGGTCAGCCCCCAGGCCTGCAAGCCGGTGGAATTCCAGCAGCACAACCTGATGATGGACTCGGCTCCGGTGTCCGAGCAGGACGCCGTCTTCTGCCGCAACGTTCTCATCTACTTCCCTCAAGAGGTGGTGCGCCTGGTGCTGGTGAAGCTCCTGGGCGCCCTCAAGCCCGGCGGGCTGCTCTTCCTGTCCCCCGCGGAGGTGCCCCTCACCAACAACATGGGCCTCGAGGTCATCGAGGTGCAGGGCACGCCCATACTCCGCCTGCCGCGCCACAAGCCCTCCGACGGCGACCGGTCCGGTTCGCGGCGTCCCAAGCTGGATCAGGTGCGCCGGCTGATGTCGTACGCCCCGAAGATGACGCCGCCGCCGGTGCCGCAGCCCGTGGCACCGCCGCCCATGGCGCCGCCGGCCTCGCCGCTGGCGGCCTTCGCCAAGCTCGCCACGCCTCCCACCTCCGGCTCCTCCCTGCCGCCGGTGAGCGCCACGGTGTCCACGCCGCGCTCGGGTTCCGGGCCCATCACTGGCCCTATCTCCAAGCCCATCACCGGCCCCGTTTCCAAGCCCATCACCGGCCCCGTCTCCAAGCCCATCACCGGCCCCATCCCCGCGTCCGTGACCGCGCTGTCGTCCGCCCAGGCAGCCGTGGTGGCACCGCCTCCGGGCTCGCCTGCCCCTCCGCCGGCCGCGCTCACGCCGGATGATGCGCTGCGTCAGGCTCTCGCCGCCGCTCGGGAAGGCAAGTACGATCACGCCGAACTGATGGCGAAGGAGGCCGCGCGCAAGCTCGTTCCAGAGGCCTACCTGTTGTTGGCGATGGTGGCCGAGGCGCGCGGAGACTTGAACGGGGCAGTGGATGCGGTGCGAAAGGCACTGTATCTGGATCCGCAGATGGCGCTGGGCCACGCTACGCTGATGACGCTCTATACGCGGCTGAATCGGCGAGAGGATGCGGATCGGGCGCGGCAGAATGCGCTTCGGGCGTTGGACGGGTTGGATGATGACCACCCCTTGAGGGGAGTCGAGACGGTGACGGCGGGCGGTTTGCGGCAGGCCCTCGCGGCCAGGGGCCGGTCTGGATGGCAGGGGGCGTCGTAA